The Acidobacteriota bacterium sequence ACTTTGGCGGGAGTTGATTGCGTCTATTTGGTATCCAGGAAGCGGCATCTCCTGAAGAACTTTGCAGCCTCACCATATGGCATGGCACTACATCGTTGACGCGCCTGTCTGTTCGTTCCAGATTCTACTGTCTTTCGATGTGGTCCGCTTGTTGTCCAGTGGTGTAACGTGATGGCAAACCCGAATTCCACCGAAGTTAGGGGGGAGTGAGGTCGGGGCCGCCAAAGATATTGATCCCGTCTCCCGCACAGGCAGATGGTTAGCGCCAATGTAACTCTCAGTTTCCTTTGTGGCTGATCAGCTCCTCGGGAGTCAGGTCCTTCAGACCCTCCCTTTGTAGTCGCCTCACGAACGATGGAGTCACATTGTGATTATGCAGCTCGATGAGAATCGATGGAGCCAGGTTGTCATAACCCAACTCAGACATTTGGCGAACGTAACTTGGAGTAACCTCATTTGCCAGCTTTTTTTGCCAGCATTTCAATTATGCCGTCAATGTCCTTATATCCCCGTTCTTTCATCTCCTCTACATCTTTCTGGGTGATATCGAAACCACACACCCACACCATATTATCTTCGGACACATCCATAAAGCGATGCCGGTAACAATCCTCGAAATCGCCGACATCTAGATTGAATGCGCGCAAGGTGACAAAGCTCTTGTATGACAGATCGCGGAAGCCGGCGTCGCGGAATTCTTCCACAAATTTGGGGGTTATGCCGTGTATTCTTGCCGAGATTAGCTGGTCAGCCGTGAGATGTCCAACTCCCAATCTTTCGAATTCTCGCGCGTCATCCGGAGTGACGCCCTGGACCCGCATTGAAAGCAACCTATCGTAGGGCAAGTCGGTGTACCCGGTCTTGCGGAACTCTTCTATATACTCCGGAGTTATACCTTGTGATCTTGCCGAGATTAGCTTATCCACGTCGAGACTAAGATGACTATAACCCTCCAATCCGGATATGAACTCCCGGGAAACATCAAATATGGCAGTGGCAAGCACTTTCTCCTTATCATCGCCACGAAGTCCGTACGGGTTCATAAAGTGCACGAATTCGGAGTCAGGCTGAAAGTACCATTCGCCCTCTCCCCAACAATTCCGGCCGTTTCGTCCCAACCTTCCGTCCAGGAAGAAAGTGCCTGCATCGCGGATGAGCTGAAAGGTTTGTTGGCCGTCACCGATCTTGTCGAAGAACTCATTTCGATCGAAACTGAACGCTATCCGTGAGTCGCGGCCTCGATTGAAACGAATATAGAGTTTATCGTGGTCTGACTCGATTTCCCACTCGCCACGCAGATCGCCGGGTCCCGGATCGAATGTTTGCGTCGCTTCGATTTTCTCGCTGGCCTGCACCGCCGAATCGTTCGAGCCGCCGAACGATCCGAGAAACACAGCAATGATAGGAATGACCACGAGCATACCGGAAATGCTCAGCACCGATGAATAGAAGCGTGGTTTTGTCGCGCCGACTATCCGCCGAATGCGACGCCTGAGCGGCGTGCCGGTAAGGGCGGTACCAAAACTTGTCTGAAACATTCTTAACTCCTCCAAATTAGCCAATGCGCGGGCATACCTGAGTCGGTTGCCTGTTCTGAGAATGGCCGTGTCATCGCAACAATCCTCCCGCTCGGTCCTGATCTGGCGGGAAAGCCACCAGATAGCCGGATTGAAGAAGAACAGCGTTTCCACAGCCGTCTGTACTATATTGACGAGGACGTCGTAACGTCGAACGTGAGCTAGTTCGTGTACAAGGATCATCTCAATCTCGGAAGGATCGAGCGAAGCAAACATACTTACAGGAACCAGTATCACCGGTTTCATCCAGCCTACCACACAGGGCACTTTGACCAGAGAACTGCTCAGAAAGGAAACGAGTCGTCTGACCCTGAATTCATCGCACAACTTCTCGAACCGCGCCTGCCACTCGGGCGGTACCGAGGAGGTGCCTCGCCTGACAAAGCCACGGGCACGGCGCCAGCCAAGAAGATGGTAGACGGAAAACAGCATCACGCCCGCGATCCAGATCATAAAGATGTACCGACTGATCGAAGGATGTTTCCACCAGCGGTTTGATGAAGATACACCGTTCGTGGGAGCGGGGGTGTTAATTGTCGCGCCAACGTCCGAACTGCCCTCTCCACTGGCCAATTCACCTGTCACTGCGGAAACGTGTCTTGCCGGACCGTACCCGTCAGGCCGAACTGAGACGGCCGTCACGGCTGCAGCCACGATAACGGCTGCCATGGCGCTGCAAGAAACGGCGTAACGAATCTTTGCGTTACTGCTTCTCAACAGGGATAGCGCGACGGCTGCAAGAATCCCGATGAGAATCCCCTGCCAGAGTGAATGCATCAGAATAGTCGCAACAGTGCGGATACACGGCTCCAGATCAATTAATTGACTCTCGATCATTTTGACCCCGCCTCCATTTCATCCAGCATACGTCTGATTTCGGCAAGTTCCTCAGGCGAGACCGGACGCGCGGCCAAGGCCTGGGCGACAAGTTTGCCGGTAGAATTGTCGAATACCCTGGCAAGAAGGTGCCTCACGTATTTACGATGAACCTGTGCGTTGGATGCGACTGCCCGGTAAACGTGGGCTCTGTGTCTTTCATCCCGCTTGACAAGCCCCTTCTCGGCCATGATCTGCATCAGTTTGAGGATGGTAGTATATCCCCGCGGCGGGTTGTCCTTAAGAAGGGCATGTACTTGGCCGACCGTGCACGGGCCATATTCCCACAACACTTTCAACAATTCCAGCTCGGCGTCTGTCGGATTCTGCTTATGGACCATCACAACTCTCCACATGGTTCAAAGCTGTCAGTAGATGAGTACGAAGAGCTTCGTAATAAGTTTCGAACTTTTTGCCCCGACTTAGTCTCGCGTCCGGGAAGCCGGTGCGGGTAGAAGAGGACCGTGATCGCTCGGCTAACTATATACAGAGTAACCAGTTCATTGACAATTGGGCAGCGGCAGCTATGAGTCTTTCGAGCGTATTTGTAGTAACCAATAGTCTACGCTTACGGCGCTTTAGGACAGTTCTGGGCCGAGTCTAACCAGACAACATTTACTCCTATTGCATTACCCTCCAACGACTTCCGCTGATCATTACATAGTGTAACTGGATGACGAATTCGAAGCTCACAAAAGTTTTCTGAGAGTGATATTGGGGCCGCCATGTATATTGACCCTGCCGTCCGGCGGAGTTATTTTTGTGTATGTCGCCGTAATTCGTTCGCATTGCTTTAGGATCGTATGAGAAAGCATCCCCACCACAAGGCTTTTGAAGTAGTGAGATCCGGATACGATCGGCTAGGTAATCTCTATACCGCGGAAAGAGAAAAGGCTGACAATTGGAAGGAAGTGAAGGCGTTTACCTTGCGGCTGCCCGCCAACGGAAGAGTCCTCGACGCCGGATCTGGAACAGGTATACCGATAGCTCGGCACCTGGTTCAAGCCGGATTCGATGTCGTAGGCATCGATTTTTCGGAGACAATGGTAGCGGTTGCACGCGAAAACGTGCCGGACGCCACTTTTCAGCAGATGAATATGACCGCCATCGATCTTCCGCCGGAATCGTTCGACGGCGTGATTTCCACCTATGCTATTATTCATGTACCAAGGGAGGCGCATGCGAGCATCTTTCGATCGTTTCACTCGATCCTGAAACCACGGGGCGTGATGCTTGTCTCGGTAGCCAGTTGGGCCTGGGAGGAGTTCGCCGAATACATGGGCGTGGAAATGTTCTGGAGTCATTTTGGCCCGGACAAGACCCAATCACTCATCACTGAAGCCGGCTTTGATATCGAGTTCGGTCGCGATGTGGAGACCGGTGGCGAGAAACACCATTGGGTTCTGGCCCATAAACGTTAGACCTAATCGATTACTTTCCAACGACTTCCGCTCGCGGTGGAATATCGCACTACGATCTTAAAGTTGAATACTACAAAAGTTTGGGGAGAGTGATACTGGGGCCGCTTTTAAGCCCTTATTCCCGGCCATAAATTGTATGTTTGGAATAGTCCGCGTTCTGTCTATCATGTTCAAGCTCTCGTTTGCCTGGGCCAACAAGCAAGCATGGGCGAATCCACCGACTTTTGAGCAAACATCCAGTTGCGAAAGTCGTCTCGCAGGGGACGGCATTGATATCCACCCCGTCGGAAGATGGGGTCATTTTGTGGATGGCTGCGAGATTCTGTGAAATCAGCGGGGTGTTCATCAACAGCTGAGGAAGAAGCACACCCATCTAAGATGCTGCTTACTGCCAGTCCTCGGATTCGTGGCATGCCCCTGGTCCTGAACAGGTGCCGTTTTGATAGCTGATCTGTCTGGTGCCGAAAGCAATCGTTATCTGGCCATCGACATGCACTGTTTTGCCGATTATCGCCAGCCCGGCATCGACGGTCGCCGAGTGACATTCATAGCAGGCCACATTTTCCTCGCGCACATGTTTTTGGTGTCGACCGGACAGGTCACCCGGATTGGCGCCGTCATCATGGCACGAACCGCAGGCCGCCTGGGCCGGGGCGGTCCATATCGGTCCGTTGGCTGGATAGCCACCCGCGAAATTCCCGTGGCAGTAGGTGTTGCTGCATACACCGGTGGCCCGATTCCACTGCGAGGAGCCGTCGGCGAGTTCACCCCAGGTGACTTCGGCGGTCGAATCAATTTCCCAGTGTCCGGGACTGGTCAGGCGGGCCGGGACCAGGTGGCATTCGGTGCACGAGAAAGCGTCGGCGACATAACCGCCCTCCACGTGTGTCATATGGGCTCCCACCGCCAGAGTAGCCGCCGAGGTCTCTCCGCGTAGACCTTGCGGCGGTGCCCCCGTCAGGTTGTGCACGCCGCCATGGCAGTGGGTGCAGGCGTCCGAGCCTGTGCCATGGCACTCATCGCAGCGCGGTTGGTCCGGTGTCGAGACGTTGGTGACACCGTTGACGTGCAGAGACGGCATCACGATAGTCAACGACGAGTCCACTACCTCAGCGTGACAGTCGGCGCAAACCAGGCCGCTGGGGGTGAGGTGGATCTGGTGGACGAGCCCTAGGTCGGCCGGATTGGCCCCGCCATCGTGACACGACCCGCACTCCGCCTGTCCCGGAGCAGTCCATTCGGGCGAGTTACTGTGGTAGCCGCCGTTGAAATTTCCGTGGCAGTAAGTGCCGGAACAGGATCGTGCGGTCCGGTCCCAGACAGCACCTCCGCTGTCGGCAAATCCTTGCCACGTGATTTCAGCGATCGAATCGAGAGTACCGCTGCCGAGATCCAGATGATACGGCTCAAGCATATTGCCTGGTACCAGGTGACATGACCGGCATTCCACGATCGCCGAACGCGGTGTCCCCGACAGGTGCGTCGTGTGGGCTCCCACGGCGACAGTGGTATCGTCCGTCTCATCGCGGAGGCCGAATGGCGGAGCGCCGGTATTGTTATCCTGGCCACCGTGGCAGGTGATGCAGGTACCGCTGGCCAGGTGGCAATCAACGCACGAAACACCGACTTTTCCACCTCGGAAATAATTGCCGTGGCACGTGGCACAACTTACCGTGCCGTTGATCCGCGCCACCCTACTGTGAAAGTCTGGCGAGAGGGAGTTCATCCAGGAGGCGGGATGCGCGCCGGGCAACTGGCTGACTGCCCGCTGGTCGCTGCATCCACAGGTCAGCAGAATGAAACTCAGGAACGGCATCATGGTCTGGCAGACTCTGTAAACAATGTATCCCATTTTGGTCACTGGTTTCTTCAGTCTCCATTACCGTGGCAATAGCCACAGAAGCCCGTTCCGGAACGCTCGGTACTAGTATGGCAGGCAAAGCAAAAATAACCGTCGTCGTCGTGCCATGGTCCGTGGCCGTCGAAACGGGCCGGATCGGCCGAGTGGATCCGTGGATCGGTCCCGCGCACACCATCGATGTCACTATGGCATCCGGGGCGGGCACAGGTGGGATCATCGACGTCGTGGCAGGAAGCGCAGTTTTCGATATCGGTTCGCGCCGCGCGACCGTGGTCGATTCGCCAGTTCATGGTCGAGTGAGCCAGCGGCATCCGGTTCTCGCTCTCGTGACAATCGTTGCAGAATGATCTTCGATCATGGCAGCGTGCGCAATCGGCCTCTTTACCCTGGGCGTCCAGACCGTGAGTGAATCGGTAGTTCAGATCATGGATATTGCCGGTCTGGTTGTCGCCACGATGGCAGTCCAGACAGTAAACCTCCTGCTGGTGACAGGCCCGGCACCAGTCTGGTTTCAGCGTGGCCTGTTCGGCGTGCTGGTGCCGCCAGCCGATCGGGTGAATGTCCGCAAGGACTACCTTGTCGGCGTGACAGAGACGACACCCCCCGGTGGCATGGAGGCCGTCATGGCAACTCATGCACAGCGGCTTGCCCGGCCGGCCTGGCTGGTGCGGAATTTCTTCGTCTACTGCAGACAGAACGTGACAGGTCTGGCAGTCGGCCGTGAGATCCAAATGCAACTTATGATTGAACAGCACCGGCGACTCAGTCCTGGCAGCTGGCGATGGGTTATCGGGATCGCGGTGGCACTGGCCGCAACTCTCGTCATTCTCAACGTCGTGACAGTCGGCGCACACGTCCATTGATGGCAAGCCGTGATCGTCTGAGGAGGCGCTGGACGGAATCTGGGCGTGGCAAGTGATACAATCGATCCCTTGATCCGTCACGTGCAAAGGGTGCGAAAAAATCAGTTCAGTTGCCGGCGCCTGCCGGAGCGTGTCCGCCATCATGACAGACGTTCCGGCGAGAATCACCAGGGTCAGACAGGCAGGCAGACCAAGACGTCCAATTTTCATTTTGACGCCTCCGACCTGGCCGGACCAACCCTAAAACCTTTCGCCAGTTGTACGAATATGCGTTGATCGCTTTTGTCCACTGGGTTTCTCAGGTATTGGCCCTCGACCCTGACCGTAACCGCCCGGCCCGGCCGCCACAGGAAACCGGCACTCGACGAATAGGCATCAATTCTGTCAGGGGTTTCTGGTTGGATAAGATAGCGCGAGACAAAGGCCGACGTGTATAACTCGAGATTACGCAAGATATTCACATGAACCTGTCCCTGAAAGCCGTCACTTTCACCTCCATACCCATCACGGTGGTGCCAGGCCATCATGAAATGCGCGGTCCTCAGGCCGAATACCGACCGCCAGGCGTCGTCGCCGTCAAGCAGTTCACGGTGAACCTGAGCCAGCACGCGGACGTCACGCCACACCGCGCGTGTGACTTCCGCCCGTATCCCCTTATAAGCATCGGCATCGATCAAACTGAATACGGTGTTGCCATCGACCGATGGCTTCCGCCAGTGAACCTCGGCTGACAGGTACCACTTATCCGGGCGCGCCGTTGCGCGGGCCAGAACGCCGGCCATGTCCCGATCAAGAAGGTCATACGAAACCCGGGTGTAGAATTCGGTTCGTCGAATCTCCCCCCAGGCATCGATACCTGCCCGGTGTCGACTGACCGAGCCATCCGACGTTCGCGCCAGCCAGTTCAAGCCCAGTCTAAACGACCGAGATCGCGCGTATTCAACGCGGCTTCCGAACGCGCCGTGACCGCTGAGAGACTGGATTTTGTCCGGTGTCTCATGCGAAACCCCGGCGCCGCCGAAGAGATCAATACTGACCGATTTGAGGATTCGTAGCCTGGCCCGGAGGCCATCCACCACGGAACTGCCGAGGGTATTATAAACAAACTGGCGCCCGGCGTAGATTGTGCTGCCGGCCGGATAGCCCCGCAGGCTGAGATAGAAGTTATATATGTAAGTCTGGGATGCGCCTGGTTCTCCGGCCGCCAGATCGTCGGACCGTCGCAGGTTGATGTGAAGACCAAGCGCCCGCGTCTGGTCTCCATGCCACAGAGTGGCAGTAGAATTGAATCCGACATAGGTGCGCCAATGCGTGTCGTCGGAACGCTCTGAGCCGTACAGGCTGGAGTTCACTCGCCCGGTCAGTTCAACCGCCTCACTGGAAACTGATAGGAAACACAGGGAAACAAGACACGAAAGAAAAACGCCGCACTGTAGAATTCGGTGTCTCACAGAGGACCTGCTTTCACGCGCCTGCGATGACAAGAGATAACTCAGGTTTGAGAAATCGATTGCTCCGACCAAGTCCTTTCAAGACCTGTATTAACCCAAGCTGGTCATAGAAGGCCCTTTTTGTCAAGTTTTTACTTTGGAGTTGCCTGCTATGACCTTTGCCCCC is a genomic window containing:
- a CDS encoding CxxxxCH/CxxCH domain-containing protein, translating into MGYIVYRVCQTMMPFLSFILLTCGCSDQRAVSQLPGAHPASWMNSLSPDFHSRVARINGTVSCATCHGNYFRGGKVGVSCVDCHLASGTCITCHGGQDNNTGAPPFGLRDETDDTTVAVGAHTTHLSGTPRSAIVECRSCHLVPGNMLEPYHLDLGSGTLDSIAEITWQGFADSGGAVWDRTARSCSGTYCHGNFNGGYHSNSPEWTAPGQAECGSCHDGGANPADLGLVHQIHLTPSGLVCADCHAEVVDSSLTIVMPSLHVNGVTNVSTPDQPRCDECHGTGSDACTHCHGGVHNLTGAPPQGLRGETSAATLAVGAHMTHVEGGYVADAFSCTECHLVPARLTSPGHWEIDSTAEVTWGELADGSSQWNRATGVCSNTYCHGNFAGGYPANGPIWTAPAQAACGSCHDDGANPGDLSGRHQKHVREENVACYECHSATVDAGLAIIGKTVHVDGQITIAFGTRQISYQNGTCSGPGACHESEDWQ
- a CDS encoding BlaI/MecI/CopY family transcriptional regulator, which translates into the protein MVHKQNPTDAELELLKVLWEYGPCTVGQVHALLKDNPPRGYTTILKLMQIMAEKGLVKRDERHRAHVYRAVASNAQVHRKYVRHLLARVFDNSTGKLVAQALAARPVSPEELAEIRRMLDEMEAGSK
- a CDS encoding M56 family metallopeptidase, translating into MIESQLIDLEPCIRTVATILMHSLWQGILIGILAAVALSLLRSSNAKIRYAVSCSAMAAVIVAAAVTAVSVRPDGYGPARHVSAVTGELASGEGSSDVGATINTPAPTNGVSSSNRWWKHPSISRYIFMIWIAGVMLFSVYHLLGWRRARGFVRRGTSSVPPEWQARFEKLCDEFRVRRLVSFLSSSLVKVPCVVGWMKPVILVPVSMFASLDPSEIEMILVHELAHVRRYDVLVNIVQTAVETLFFFNPAIWWLSRQIRTEREDCCDDTAILRTGNRLRYARALANLEELRMFQTSFGTALTGTPLRRRIRRIVGATKPRFYSSVLSISGMLVVIPIIAVFLGSFGGSNDSAVQASEKIEATQTFDPGPGDLRGEWEIESDHDKLYIRFNRGRDSRIAFSFDRNEFFDKIGDGQQTFQLIRDAGTFFLDGRLGRNGRNCWGEGEWYFQPDSEFVHFMNPYGLRGDDKEKVLATAIFDVSREFISGLEGYSHLSLDVDKLISARSQGITPEYIEEFRKTGYTDLPYDRLLSMRVQGVTPDDAREFERLGVGHLTADQLISARIHGITPKFVEEFRDAGFRDLSYKSFVTLRAFNLDVGDFEDCYRHRFMDVSEDNMVWVCGFDITQKDVEEMKERGYKDIDGIIEMLAKKAGK
- a CDS encoding class I SAM-dependent methyltransferase, whose translation is MRKHPHHKAFEVVRSGYDRLGNLYTAEREKADNWKEVKAFTLRLPANGRVLDAGSGTGIPIARHLVQAGFDVVGIDFSETMVAVARENVPDATFQQMNMTAIDLPPESFDGVISTYAIIHVPREAHASIFRSFHSILKPRGVMLVSVASWAWEEFAEYMGVEMFWSHFGPDKTQSLITEAGFDIEFGRDVETGGEKHHWVLAHKR